In one Parageobacillus genomosp. 1 genomic region, the following are encoded:
- the galE gene encoding UDP-glucose 4-epimerase GalE — MILVVGGAGYIGSHLVKELVEKEPVIVLDRLSTGHRYLVDGRALFVQGDLGNKADLEPIFETYPIRAVMHFVANSLVGESVANPLKYYQNNVAATLTLLETMLKYDVKNFIFSSTAAVYGIPNVELITEDCPTNPINPYGRSKLMIEHMLADFASAYGLNYVVLRYFNAAGAHESGEIGEDHNPETHLIPIILQHLLGEREKISVFGTDYDTPDGTCIRDYIHVTDLAKAHILALEALLAGKKKTAVYNLGNGFGYSVKEVIETCEKVTGRKAVIEYTNRRPGDPARLVASSEKINKELGWKAEYSLEEIIASAWKWHSRKALS, encoded by the coding sequence ATGATTCTTGTTGTCGGCGGAGCCGGTTATATCGGCAGCCATTTAGTGAAAGAATTAGTGGAAAAAGAGCCAGTCATCGTGCTTGATCGTTTATCGACGGGCCATCGCTATTTAGTCGATGGCCGCGCCTTGTTTGTGCAAGGGGATTTAGGGAACAAAGCAGACTTGGAGCCGATTTTTGAAACGTATCCGATTCGGGCGGTGATGCATTTTGTGGCGAACAGCTTAGTCGGCGAGTCGGTGGCGAATCCGTTGAAGTATTATCAAAACAACGTTGCCGCTACGTTAACGTTATTAGAAACGATGTTGAAATACGATGTGAAAAATTTCATCTTTTCCTCAACAGCGGCCGTATATGGGATTCCTAATGTGGAGTTGATTACCGAAGATTGCCCAACGAATCCGATTAATCCGTATGGACGTTCGAAGCTCATGATTGAGCACATGTTGGCGGATTTTGCTTCGGCGTATGGACTGAACTATGTCGTCCTCCGCTACTTCAATGCCGCTGGAGCGCATGAGTCGGGGGAAATTGGCGAAGACCATAACCCGGAAACGCATTTAATTCCGATCATTTTGCAGCACTTATTAGGCGAGCGCGAGAAAATTTCTGTCTTCGGGACAGACTACGATACGCCAGACGGGACGTGCATTCGCGATTATATCCATGTCACCGACCTGGCGAAGGCGCATATTTTGGCGCTTGAAGCATTGTTGGCGGGGAAAAAGAAAACCGCCGTTTACAACCTTGGCAACGGCTTCGGCTATTCGGTGAAAGAAGTGATTGAAACGTGCGAAAAAGTAACCGGCCGCAAAGCCGTCATTGAATACACCAACCGCCGCCCGGGCGACCCGGCGCGCCTTGTCGCTTCTTCGGAGAAGATTAATAAGGAGCTCGGCTGGAAAGCTGAATATTCGCTTGAAGAGATCATCGCCAGCGCGTGGAAATGGCATAGTCGAAAGGCTCTATCATGA
- a CDS encoding glycosyltransferase, which yields MKKNIILLTNNFPYGSGEEFLETELQYLSQSFEKIVILSMNNKSPKTRDLPNNVAYERFRRSVIPFYLITLLKMLIIELCFLYKNKKFKYANVKRLIVYTIFASINVKQIEKCIKKYKLKLEDTVIYGYWANQNVLAALLLKNKMPELTFITRAHRYDLYEEAHEGNYLPFRSYIYKNIDFIFTISDQGKNYLLSRYGNLLNSKVETSRLGVNKKFTKEKDFSISKKGNELFIVSCSYLSPVKRIDLLIKELAQIDDINIKWRHIGGGYLWDELNELAEIYLKPKKNIDYKFLGHQKNSEIYKYYLENDIDLFINVSESEGIPVTFMEAQLFGIPIIATNVGGVSEIVSHNKNGYLIEKDFEPGTIRECLKDYMRKSETEKLLMKQEAYNSWKEKFNAEKNYNMFINKLKNM from the coding sequence ATGAAAAAAAACATCATTTTATTAACAAATAATTTTCCATATGGAAGCGGAGAAGAGTTTTTAGAAACAGAGCTTCAATACTTATCGCAGTCATTTGAAAAAATTGTGATTCTTTCTATGAATAACAAAAGCCCAAAGACAAGGGATCTCCCTAATAATGTGGCATATGAAAGGTTTAGAAGGAGTGTTATTCCTTTTTATTTAATTACCCTTCTAAAAATGTTAATCATAGAACTATGTTTTTTATATAAAAACAAAAAATTCAAGTATGCAAACGTAAAACGTTTAATTGTATACACTATATTTGCCAGCATAAACGTAAAACAAATAGAGAAGTGCATAAAAAAATATAAATTGAAGCTGGAAGATACTGTGATTTATGGCTATTGGGCAAATCAGAATGTATTGGCAGCTTTACTGCTCAAAAACAAAATGCCAGAATTGACCTTTATTACAAGGGCACACCGCTATGATTTGTATGAAGAGGCTCACGAAGGCAACTATTTGCCTTTTAGGAGTTATATTTATAAAAATATTGATTTTATATTTACAATATCAGACCAAGGAAAGAATTACCTCTTAAGCCGATATGGGAATTTGTTGAATTCCAAAGTCGAGACTTCAAGACTCGGCGTAAACAAAAAATTTACAAAAGAAAAAGATTTTAGTATTTCGAAAAAGGGGAATGAGTTGTTCATTGTTAGCTGCTCATACTTAAGTCCGGTTAAAAGGATAGATTTATTAATTAAAGAGTTAGCCCAAATCGACGATATAAACATTAAATGGCGCCACATTGGCGGCGGATATCTTTGGGATGAACTAAATGAATTGGCGGAAATTTATCTTAAGCCGAAAAAAAATATTGACTATAAATTTTTGGGACATCAAAAAAACAGCGAGATATACAAGTATTACTTGGAAAATGATATTGATTTATTTATAAATGTCAGCGAATCAGAAGGCATCCCAGTAACATTTATGGAGGCTCAATTGTTCGGAATCCCCATTATTGCCACGAATGTGGGAGGAGTATCAGAAATTGTATCTCACAACAAAAATGGCTATCTAATTGAGAAAGATTTTGAGCCGGGGACTATAAGGGAATGTTTAAAAGACTACATGCGTAAAAGTGAAACAGAAAAATTATTGATGAAACAGGAAGCGTATAATTCATGGAAGGAAAAGTTTAATGCCGAAAAAAACTATAACATGTTTATAAATAAGCTGAAAAATATGTAA
- the galU gene encoding UTP--glucose-1-phosphate uridylyltransferase GalU yields MKRVRKAIIPAAGLGTRFLPATKAMPKEMLPIVDKPTIQYIVEEAIASGIEDIIIVTGKGKRAIEDHFDNAFELEQNLIEKGKFDLLEKVKEPSKVDIHYIRQKEPKGLGHAVWCARSFIGDEPFAVLLGDDIVQAETPCLKQLIDQYEQTLSSIIGVQRVPENETHRYGIIDPIEQHGRRYQVRQFVEKPAPGTAPSNLAIMGRYILTPEIFLFLEKQEAGAGGEIQLTDAIQKLNEIQRVFAYEFEGKRYDVGEKIGFIKTTIEFALQNEELRDDLLAFMEKIVTEAK; encoded by the coding sequence TTGAAAAGAGTACGCAAAGCGATCATCCCAGCAGCGGGGCTTGGCACAAGGTTTTTGCCAGCGACAAAAGCAATGCCGAAGGAAATGCTTCCGATTGTCGACAAGCCGACGATTCAATACATCGTCGAAGAAGCGATCGCCTCTGGCATTGAAGACATCATTATCGTCACGGGGAAAGGAAAACGGGCGATCGAAGACCATTTCGATAATGCTTTTGAGCTCGAACAAAACTTAATTGAAAAAGGCAAATTCGACTTGCTCGAAAAGGTGAAAGAACCATCGAAAGTCGACATTCACTACATCCGGCAAAAGGAACCGAAAGGATTGGGACATGCTGTTTGGTGCGCGCGCAGCTTTATCGGCGACGAACCGTTCGCTGTCCTTCTTGGCGATGACATTGTCCAGGCGGAAACGCCATGCTTAAAACAGCTCATCGACCAATACGAACAAACATTAAGTTCCATCATCGGCGTCCAACGAGTGCCTGAAAACGAGACCCATCGCTATGGCATCATCGACCCGATCGAGCAGCACGGACGCCGCTACCAAGTGCGCCAATTCGTCGAAAAACCAGCGCCAGGCACTGCGCCGTCGAATTTGGCGATTATGGGCCGCTACATCTTAACGCCGGAAATCTTTTTATTCCTTGAAAAACAAGAAGCCGGCGCCGGCGGGGAAATCCAGCTTACCGACGCGATTCAAAAACTGAATGAAATCCAGCGCGTCTTCGCCTATGAATTCGAAGGCAAGCGCTATGACGTCGGCGAAAAGATCGGATTTATCAAGACAACGATTGAGTTTGCGCTGCAAAATGAGGAATTAAGAGACGATTTGCTTGCATTTATGGAGAAAATCGTTACGGAGGCCAAATGA
- a CDS encoding DUF262 domain-containing protein has translation MKIYEIPPYRRPYSWEKSHAREFMEDICQAYQRNDTEYFIGSIITIETERNRRYEVVDGQQRLRRFALLMFRMKIRFSVSVEIYPLFSQKPSSVTKLSNELAKKHSSCVPVTTRKFRLFYSIC, from the coding sequence ATAAAAATTTATGAAATTCCTCCTTATCGACGGCCATATTCTTGGGAGAAAAGTCATGCGAGAGAGTTTATGGAGGATATTTGCCAAGCTTATCAACGTAATGACACTGAATACTTTATTGGTTCCATTATTACGATTGAAACAGAACGTAATCGCCGTTATGAAGTCGTAGACGGTCAGCAACGTTTAAGGCGGTTCGCTCTTCTTATGTTTCGCATGAAAATTCGTTTCTCTGTTTCAGTGGAGATATACCCTCTATTTTCTCAAAAGCCTTCGTCGGTGACGAAACTTAGTAACGAACTAGCTAAAAAGCATTCTTCTTGCGTGCCTGTCACCACCCGAAAATTCCGATTGTTTTACAGCATTTGTTAG
- a CDS encoding Ig-like domain-containing protein yields the protein MKTVTKHLFILFISFLFSIMYFTPSFTENAHAAGNVLKLTSDLLSSSTDDDLYWDEWSDSESFEDSNGRVIDEGFGFEPSYYNEGWMYAEFDIHDYNYTTLETTISLENKWRTGDRGKTEFVIYADNQKIFSKTFTNKTPSQQLKLPIPKGTAKLTFYVLMEKGSQGNHGAIFGYPRLTNALPPSPSVDKLSLVRNIGAAETSYYRDVYFWDWGNRGPFELTDGSLVPTAVAFEPYFNDTTRMYAAFKVEDYTDDYSTLETQISLENGWRTGDLGKTEAIIYADNVKLYSKTFTNTTPIQNVKLSLPKGTKYITFFAVQEHGNQGNHGLIFVDPVLTKERSFLPADHSLALAEIGTSETSYYRDVYYGKWYSLAFQMAEGNLVARGYGLSPYFDDASETYATFYVGDYQYPTLETKISLDNKWRTGDRGKSVVYIYADDKLIYNKTFDNKTPTQNVIAAIPSKTEYIQFRVRHLRGKSGLTHGVIFENPLLTNRPNPPSVNEITDKTTIVTGKARPNTLVKIKVNGKTIASTKANSSGTFSVKIPIQKQGTEVFITATNIEENKESIPTKIVVKKAVTITAPQVNPVSDRDTKVTGKTKAGAKVIVKAGSVTLGEATAGKDGKFSITIKAQKAGTVLLVIAMDKTNNTSATTKVTVQDKTPPIAPQVNRVTDRDTKVTGKTEANAKVVVKAGKNKLGEAKAGKDGRFSVKIKAQKAGTILEVVSIDASGNISKGTKIKVQK from the coding sequence TTGAAAACAGTTACCAAACATCTCTTCATACTCTTTATTTCTTTTCTGTTCAGCATTATGTATTTTACCCCGAGTTTTACAGAAAATGCTCATGCAGCCGGAAATGTGTTGAAACTCACCAGTGATTTGCTTTCATCCTCAACCGATGATGATCTTTATTGGGATGAATGGAGCGATTCAGAGAGTTTCGAAGACTCTAACGGCAGGGTAATAGATGAGGGATTTGGCTTTGAACCTTCTTATTACAATGAGGGCTGGATGTATGCTGAATTTGATATACATGATTATAATTATACAACTCTAGAAACGACCATTTCTCTTGAAAATAAATGGCGAACAGGGGACCGGGGAAAAACGGAGTTTGTCATCTATGCAGATAATCAAAAAATATTCTCGAAAACATTTACAAACAAAACGCCGTCGCAACAACTTAAACTTCCGATTCCTAAAGGAACCGCTAAATTAACCTTTTATGTACTAATGGAAAAAGGAAGTCAAGGAAACCATGGAGCAATTTTTGGCTACCCACGTTTGACCAATGCATTGCCGCCTAGTCCGAGCGTCGACAAATTGTCGTTAGTGCGCAACATTGGGGCGGCTGAAACCTCCTATTATCGTGATGTATATTTTTGGGATTGGGGTAACCGTGGTCCATTTGAATTGACTGATGGATCCCTTGTGCCTACTGCTGTGGCTTTTGAACCTTACTTTAACGATACGACAAGAATGTATGCTGCGTTTAAAGTCGAAGATTATACTGATGATTATTCTACTCTAGAAACGCAAATTTCTTTGGAAAACGGCTGGCGAACTGGTGACCTTGGAAAAACGGAAGCAATCATTTATGCCGATAATGTGAAATTATATTCCAAAACGTTTACGAATACAACGCCAATCCAAAATGTTAAGCTATCCTTACCGAAAGGAACAAAATATATTACATTTTTTGCCGTTCAGGAACATGGAAACCAAGGAAATCATGGATTGATTTTTGTAGACCCTGTTTTAACAAAAGAACGTTCCTTTTTGCCAGCTGATCACTCTCTTGCTCTTGCGGAAATAGGTACGTCTGAAACATCCTATTATCGTGATGTATATTATGGAAAATGGTATAGTCTTGCTTTTCAAATGGCAGAAGGAAATCTAGTGGCAAGAGGATATGGGCTCTCCCCTTATTTCGATGATGCAAGCGAAACATATGCAACATTTTATGTTGGCGATTACCAATACCCGACTTTGGAAACAAAAATTTCGCTTGACAACAAATGGAGAACAGGGGACCGAGGAAAATCTGTCGTGTATATATACGCTGATGATAAATTGATTTACAACAAAACCTTTGATAATAAAACGCCAACGCAAAATGTAATTGCGGCGATTCCATCAAAAACAGAATATATACAATTTCGCGTCAGACATTTAAGAGGCAAGAGCGGTTTAACACACGGTGTCATTTTCGAAAATCCATTGCTGACGAATCGTCCTAATCCTCCATCTGTCAATGAAATTACAGATAAAACGACCATTGTGACAGGAAAAGCTAGACCGAACACGTTAGTAAAAATAAAAGTAAACGGAAAAACCATTGCTTCTACCAAAGCAAATTCGAGCGGGACATTTTCAGTGAAAATTCCAATACAAAAACAAGGTACGGAAGTTTTCATCACCGCTACCAACATCGAAGAAAATAAAGAAAGTATCCCTACCAAAATAGTAGTCAAAAAGGCGGTTACGATAACCGCGCCACAAGTAAACCCTGTTTCCGATCGAGATACAAAAGTGACGGGAAAAACGAAGGCAGGAGCAAAAGTGATCGTAAAAGCTGGATCTGTCACCTTAGGTGAAGCCACAGCTGGAAAAGATGGAAAATTTAGCATCACGATCAAAGCGCAGAAGGCCGGAACTGTGTTGCTCGTCATCGCAATGGATAAAACCAACAATACAAGTGCAACTACAAAAGTAACGGTTCAAGACAAAACGCCGCCAATCGCACCGCAAGTCAACCGTGTCACTGATCGGGATACAAAAGTCACTGGCAAAACAGAAGCGAATGCCAAAGTCGTAGTAAAAGCAGGAAAGAACAAATTAGGGGAAGCGAAGGCAGGAAAAGATGGCAGATTTTCCGTCAAAATTAAAGCACAAAAAGCCGGCACGATTTTGGAAGTCGTTTCGATCGACGCATCAGGAAATATAAGTAAAGGGACAAAAATTAAAGTGCAAAAATGA
- a CDS encoding VanZ family protein, which yields MIYYFAKSFMFTGANTASWISGIVQKLQLGHVDHINDGFLSWNYIVRKLAHLSVFGLLAVLVWRALYPWRFAMVSAWVFAVICAGLDEWHQSFQPGRTVLLSDIVIDVWEARMVLVVWMYIRATRSSM from the coding sequence ATGATTTATTATTTTGCCAAATCCTTTATGTTTACTGGTGCGAATACGGCCAGTTGGATTAGTGGAATCGTACAAAAGCTGCAATTAGGGCATGTCGATCATATCAATGATGGGTTTTTATCATGGAATTACATCGTGCGTAAATTGGCGCATCTTTCGGTATTCGGCCTGCTTGCGGTTCTTGTGTGGAGAGCGTTATATCCATGGAGGTTTGCGATGGTTAGCGCGTGGGTGTTTGCCGTTATTTGCGCAGGTTTGGATGAATGGCATCAGTCGTTTCAGCCGGGACGGACAGTGCTTTTGTCGGATATAGTGATTGATGTGTGGGAGGCGCGGATGGTGTTGGTTGTATGGATGTATATACGGGCGACAAGGTCTTCGATGTAA
- the galE gene encoding UDP-glucose 4-epimerase GalE — protein MILVVGGAGYIGSHLVKELVEKEQVIVLDNLSTGHRYLVDDCAVFVQGDLGNKADLEPIFEKYPIQAVMHFAANSLVGESMVNPLKYYQNNVAATLTLLETMLKYNVKNFIFSSTAATYGIPNVELITEDCPTNPINPYGRSKLMIEQILSDFASAYGLNYVVLRYFNAAGAHESGEIGEDHNPETHLIPIVLQHLLGQRDKISVFGTDYDTPDGTCIRDYIHVTDLAKAHILALEALLSGKKKTAIYNLGNGLGYSVKEVIETCEKVTGRKAVIEYTDRRPGDPARLVASSQKIYEELGWKAVYSLEQIIESAWKWHSRNAK, from the coding sequence ATGATTCTCGTTGTCGGCGGAGCCGGTTATATCGGCAGTCATTTAGTAAAAGAGTTAGTGGAAAAAGAGCAAGTAATCGTGCTTGATAACTTATCGACTGGCCATCGATATTTAGTGGATGATTGCGCGGTGTTTGTGCAAGGAGATTTAGGGAACAAAGCGGACCTTGAACCGATTTTTGAAAAATACCCGATTCAAGCCGTCATGCATTTTGCGGCGAACAGCTTAGTCGGCGAATCGATGGTTAATCCGCTGAAGTATTATCAAAACAATGTTGCCGCTACATTAACGTTATTAGAGACAATGTTGAAATATAATGTGAAAAACTTTATCTTCTCATCAACTGCGGCAACGTATGGAATTCCGAATGTCGAATTGATTACGGAAGATTGTCCAACAAATCCAATTAATCCATACGGTCGTTCGAAGTTAATGATCGAACAAATTTTATCGGACTTTGCTTCTGCGTATGGGCTGAACTATGTCGTCCTTCGCTACTTTAACGCGGCTGGGGCGCATGAGTCGGGAGAAATTGGCGAAGACCATAACCCAGAAACGCATTTGATTCCAATTGTCTTGCAGCATTTGTTAGGCCAGCGTGACAAAATTTCCGTCTTCGGTACAGACTATGACACGCCAGACGGGACATGCATTCGTGACTATATCCATGTTACCGACTTAGCGAAGGCGCATATTTTAGCGCTCGAAGCATTATTGTCAGGCAAAAAGAAAACCGCCATTTACAATCTTGGTAACGGATTAGGCTATTCCGTCAAAGAAGTGATTGAAACATGTGAAAAAGTAACTGGCCGCAAAGCGGTAATTGAATACACCGACCGCCGCCCGGGCGATCCGGCGCGCCTTGTTGCATCCTCGCAAAAAATTTATGAAGAACTTGGCTGGAAAGCGGTATATTCGTTGGAACAAATCATCGAAAGCGCGTGGAAATGGCATAGTCGAAATGCTAAGTAA